A genomic region of Cryptococcus gattii WM276 chromosome F, complete sequence contains the following coding sequences:
- a CDS encoding Hypothetical Protein (Similar to TIGR gene model, INSD accession AAW44292.1) — MSHYYSYLQIRGGGAAAPTEEDAAALFAPERTFSLGCMFAQPIVDTFMAGIMFMQVITYFTYQRNDKWWTKCIVIFASIISIIMTVYLWFFAQYLFVQNFGLFSPFLETDMLAWFPILDAICSSGVQSYFAYRAYLLNRRNIFIPIVILLFILTSFAATIAVKVIFGNADSLMEAEKVRIPELIWLASIMTADIIITLLILHGLLRSKTGWAQTDKAVVRLIRITFESQIPPTILAITFMIEFVQTPASLLGSTLQGIQSKLYTVGLMYSLNSRVSFKSANKNGFNPGQIFAMTGRRDNVTNDIHVDVETYVHDIHFSDDVRDKKNHEDNGSLSDIQDHRSLGFNRQSHLTEPRHAA, encoded by the exons ATGTCTCATTATTACAGTTACCTCCAGATCaggggaggaggagcggCTGCACCAACGGAGGAAGACGCTGCAGCGCTCTTTGCTCCTGAAAGG ACTTTTTCTTTGGGTTGCATGTTCGCCCAACCTATTGTGGACACCTTCATGGC TGGAATAATGTTTATGCAGGTCATCACCTACTTCACATATCAGAGAAATGACAAATGGTGGACTAAGTGCATAGTTATTTTTGCCTCCATAATATCAATCATTATGACTGTCTACTTGTGGTTTTTTGCACAGTATCTTTTTGTTCAG AATTTCGGTCTCTTTTCACCGTTTCTAGAAACCGACATGCTCGCTTGGTTTCCAATACTCGATGCCATCTGTTCAAGCGGCGTTCAGTCGTATTTCGCATATCGTGCGTATTTGTTGAACAGACGGAATATCTTTATCCCTATTGTTATCCTG CTTTTTATCCTTACATCATTCGCGGCTACGATAGCAGTAAAAGTAATTTTTGGTAATGCCGATTCTCTTATGGAAGCTGAAAAGGTCCGAATTC CTGAATTGA TCTGGTTGGCATCTATCATGACGGCCGATATCATTATCACTTTATTAATCCTTCACGGTTTACTCCGGTCAAAAACTGGATGGGCACAAACTGACAAG GCCGTTGTCCGACTGATCCGTATTACATTTGAATCTCAAATCCCGCCTACAATCCTTGCCATAACTTTCATGATTGAATTCGTTCAGACACCGGCGTCTCTACTGGGCTCTACTCTACAAGGGATCCAATCAAAACTTTATACTGTCGGACTGATGTATTCTCTGAACTCCCGAGTATCCTTCAAATCCGCAAACAAAAATGGTTTCAATCCT GGCCAAATTTTCGCAATGACTGGTCGGAGGGACAATGTGACAAATGATATTCATGTGGATGTGGAGACCTATGTTCAT GACATACACTTCAGCGATGATGTCCGAGACAAGAAGAACCATGAAGACAACGGATCCTTATCTGATATTCAGGACCATAGATCTCTAGGATTCAACCGCCAATCCCATTTGACTGAGCCTAGACACGCCGCCTAG
- a CDS encoding Casein kinase II, alpha chain, putative (Similar to TIGR gene model, INSD accession AAW44293.1) — protein sequence MSGGRSMARVYANVNEKLGRSWWDYDNLVVQWGVQDNYEIVRKVGRGKYSEVFESIHLPTDSKCIVKVLKPVKKKKIKREIKILQNLAGGPNVVGLLDVVRDSQSKTPSIVTEYVNNTEFKTLYPKFSDFDVRYYIFELLKALDFCHSKGIMHRDVKPHNVMIDHEKRTLRLIDWGLAEFYHPGTEYNVRVASRYFKGPELLVDFQEYDYSLDMWSLGCMFASMIFRKEPFFHGHDNADQLVKIAKVLGTDELYTYLERYDIDLDAQFDDILGRYPRKPWSRFVSSENQRYISSEAIDFLDKLLRYDHQERLTAEEAKGHPYFEPVRQAATQASASQL from the exons ATGTCAGGTGGACGTAGTATG GCTCGTGTCTACGCCAACGTGAATGAGAAGCTTGGAAGGTCATGGTGGGACTATG ATAATCTAGTTGTTCAATGGGGAGTCCAAGATAATTACGAGATCGTAAGGAAGGTTGGGCGAGGAAAGTATTCCGAA GTCTTTGAATCTATCCATCTCCCCACCGACTCCAAGTGTATTGTCAAGGTCTTAAAGCCCGttaagaagaagaagatcaagcGAGAAATAAAAATACTGCAGAATTTGGCTGGTGGACCTAATGTGGTGGGACTGTTGGACGTTGTTAGAGACAGCCAGTCGAAGACGCCTTCCATTGTTACGGAATATGTTAAT AACACCGAATTCAAGACACTTTACCCCAAATTTTCAGATTTCGATGTGCGATACTACATCTTTGAGCTTCTCAAAGCCTTGGATTTCTGTCATTCTAAGGGCATCATGCACCGCGATGTTAAGCCCCATAACGTCATGATTGACCACGAGAAGCGGACG TTACGGCTGATTGATTGGGGACTTGCGGAGTTTTACCACCCCGGCACGGAATACAACGTGCGTGTGGCTTCCAGGTACTTCAAAGGACCGGAGCTGTTGGTCGACTTTCAAGAATACGATTACAGTTTGGATATGTGGAGTCTAGGGTGCATGTTCGCTAGCATG ATTTTCCGAAAAGAACCGTTCTTTCACGGTCATGACAACGCTGATCAACTGGTCAAAATCGCGAAAGTCCTCGGCACAGATGAGCTTTATACTTA TCTTGAGAGATACGATATTGATCTTGATGCTCAGTTTGACGATATATTAGGGCGCTATCCTCGAAAGCCCTGGTCCCGATTCGTCTCATCTGAAAACCAGCGTTATATCTCCAGCGAGGCCATAGATTTTCTGGATAAGCTATTAAGGTACGACCACCAGGAAAGATTAACAGCTGAGGAGGCCAAGGGACACCCATACTTTG AGCCCGTGCGACAAGCTGCCACTCAAGCTTCCGCCTCTCAATTATGA
- a CDS encoding glucosamine 6-phosphate N-acetyltransferase, putative (Similar to TIGR gene model, INSD accession AAW44278.1), with protein sequence MAYAYPSVDPLAEASSTSLEIRSSKDPSRKSSDGLTDVFSEFKRKIYEDEIYINFLQERVRLENEYIGGLQRLYDRTVAIDSLHDEDPPPKRSEKPTSRRAWSEVRDYTLREIQAREAMKGALEEDVIKELIKLKDVQLKIRNSLKGNIKLAEHMYEDHAKHQLPKLKKAYFQKSQLLEDHRRQEIAIATQARLLSSPSPPSPTSTPLQEHPFSVVTGTSYALPSTVTVPLPPVNNPAVSSASKVLTQEATSDISGLESKSRDVLNDIAAHGKKGFSAFMQRLGGDKDREREKDDLQIISHGVESEGLQRRGTTGSANPKVQMAIRGVKAKREADEADRAYRMGIFHLESLRLRREKLHSSAITHLEEFNDELSNKLRRAMMSYIDIMHSTAMTSAQATEVARAAIDTIDADHDMMLFRKRLLAATSNTTKMPVPYENFYVGPCRSLIFGVSLTDYDFARGDGNDHGSPPMIIEKCIAAIDARGLEAEGIYRVNGRHTGVQKMVQDIEKDETQFEFGEKDDIFSIASVLKQYLRELPEPVFNLPLVERVKYSKHRELHINNNFNALRGRLRRLPPIHQTTFQTILEHLSRVHERRENNKMDAKNLAVLFSSVLFGQEQAPTDGNVLMINTEADTVLEDLITYSNLLFCGVESPETSHIMPSGLTFSSGVIAEISASDGSQPGSSHTKIKISQQETRPQRLVDHSAQVNDKDQGATDEVGSDRPSTPQGNESVQTFPEHFRSDRNLDPIF encoded by the exons ATGGCTTACGCTTATCCGTCTGTCGATCCTCTGGCGGAAGCGTCATCTACCTCCTTGGAAATCAGATCATCCAAAGACCCCTCTCGAAAGAGCTCGGATGGTCTGACAGATGTTTTCAGCGAGTTCAAG CGCAAGATTTACGAGGATGAAATTTATATCAATTTCTTGCAGGAACG TGTACGCCTTGAGAATGAATACATTGGCGGTCTTCAAAGGTTATATGATCGAACAGTAGCTATCGATTCATTACATGACGA AGATCCACCGCCTAAGAGATCAGAAAAGCCTACATCTCGAAGGGCTTGGAGTGAAGTTCGAGATTATACATTGCGCGAAATTCAGGCGCGCGAGGCCATGAAAGGAGCtttggaagaggatgtTATCAAGGAGCTAATCAAGCTCAAG GATGTGCAACTAAAAATAAGAAATTCTTTGAAAGGGAACATCAAGCTTGCTGAGCAT ATGTATGAAGATCATGCGAAGCATCAGCTCCCAAAGCTGAAGAAGGCCTACTTTCAGAAATCTCAACTCTTGGAAGACCACAGACGGCAAGAAATTGCCATAGCCACTCAGGCACGTCTGTTATCCAGcccttctccaccttcGCCTACTTCTACACCCCTGCAAGAGCATCCCTTTTCTGTCGTCACAGGCACCTCATATGCCTTGCCCTCAACAGTCACCGTACCCCTCCCTCCTGTGAACAATCCAGCGGTTTCGTCAGCTTCGAAAGTATTGACACAGGAAGCCACTTCTGATAT TTCGGGGTTGGAAAGCAAGTCGCGAGATGTACTGAATGACATTGCAGCTCATGGGAAAAAGGGGTTCTCTGCTTTTATGCAAAGGCTGGGAGGTGACAAGGATAGGGAACGGGAGAAGGATGATCTACAGATAATTTCTCATGGAGTGGAAAGCGAAGGACTTCAAAGGAGGGGCACCACAGGAAGCGCTAACCCCAAAGTTCAAATGGCAATCCGGGGCGTTAAGGCAAAGCGAGAAGCTGATGAGGCTG ACAGAGCATATCGCATGGGTATCTTTCACCTCGAGTCCCTGCGGCTTAGAAGAGAGAAACTTCACAGCTCCGCAATAACTCATCTTGAGGAATTTAATGACGAATTGAGCAATAAACTTCGGCGAGCTATGATGTCGTATATTGACATCATGCACAGTACAGCAATGACCAGCGCGCAGGCAACTGAAGTAGCTCGAGCAGCTATCGATACCATTGATGCCGATCACGACA TGATGCTTTTCCGTAAAAGATTACTTGCCGCGACTAGCAATACCACTAAAATGCCTGTACCGTACGAGAACTTCTAT GTTGGACCTTGCAGATCTCTTATCTTTGGGGTCAGTCTTACCGATTATGACTTTGCTCGAGGCGATGGGAACGACCATGGATCGCCCCCGATGATTATTGAGAAGTGTATCGCAGCAATTGATGCGCGTGGTTTGGAAGCAGAGGGTATTTATCGAGTCAATGGGAGACACACAGGAGTTCAGAAAATGGTCCAAGACATAGAGAAGGATGAGACGCAATTTGAGTTTGGGGAAAAGGACGACATCTTCAGCATCGCGAGCGTCTTAAAACAAT ACCTCAGGGAATTGCCTGAACCAGTTTTCAATTTGCCACTCGTCGAGAGAGTGAAATACAGCAAACACCGAG AGCTGCATATCAATAATAATTTCAATGCCCTTAGGGGCCGCCTCCGACGCCTTCCTCCTATTCATCAGACAACGTTCCAAACCATTCTTGAACACTTATCAAGAGTCCATGAAAGGCGTGAAAACAATAAAATGGACGCAAAA AATCTTGCGGTGCTTTTTA GTTCTGTTCTTTTTGGGCAGGAGCAGGCGCCAACCGATGGTAATGTTCTGATGATTAATACAGAAGCG GATACCGTACTTGAGGACTTGATTACGTACTCGAATCTG CTCTTCTGTGGAGTTGAGTCTCCGGAGACGTCACATATAATGCCTTCTGGCTTAACTTTCTCCAGTGGCGTCATTGCCGAGATTTCTGCCAGTGATGGTTCTCAGCCTGGCAGTTCCCATACTAAGATCAAGATTTCACAGCAAGAGACGAGACCTCAGAGACTCGTTGATCACTCCGCCCAAGTTAATGACAAAGATCAGGGGGCCACTGATGAGGTCGGTAGTGACCGACCGAGTACGCCACAGGGTAACGAAAGTGTTCAGACTTTTCCGGAGCATTTCCGATCAGATAGAAACCTGGACCCGATATTCTAG